The sequence below is a genomic window from Desulfobulbus oligotrophicus.
AAAGAAGGACAGTGCATATCACCGGCACGGTAAACGGAGATATTGTCTTGCCAGGGTTTTTATCTCAAAAACACGAACACGATTTTCCTGATACAAATGTAAGGTATTCTGTATGTCTATGTCTCTTATTTATCACAAGATAGGACCGGCTGGTGTTGTGCTTGTGCTTCTTTCCTTTGCAGCCCTGTATTTTTCCATAAAAAATGTGACGTTGCTGCTGCTTATCAACAGAGATTTTCGTCAACGTTTCAGCAAAATAGAGTCCGGCGAACTGTCGTATTCCTCCGAACTGCACAGGCCGCAGAATCCGCTCAGTGGTATTATTGCGGCGGTTGTAGAGACACATGCCACCCACTCCAACGATATCCGTGCTGAAGTGGCGTATCTGTTCCACCGTAACTTTGAGCGTATCAACCGCGACATCACCTGGCTCAAGCTCATCTCGGTCATTGCTCCGCTGCTGGGATTATTGGGAACCATGCTCGGGATGGTCGCCGTGTTCCGTGAACTTGCAGCCGGGGCAGGAGCCGCCAACGCAGCCACGTTGGCCAACGGTATCTGGGAAGCACTCATCACAACCATCATGGGGCTGACAGTTGCTGTGCCGACGTTGGTTGTTTTTTATTTTTTGAGTCTGAAAATGAAAGGCTTTCATATTGAGGCCATTGAGCACAGCTACCGTGCTGTGCATCTGTTCCAGCGCAACTGTCCCCATGCCAGGACAGTACACGAAGCAGAATCCTCATCTCAAGGCAGATGCCCCATGAGCGGGCAGGACGGAAAAACAGTTTTGCAAAGCGACTGTCCTTCTGTGGAAGCGGTCTGAAAACGCCGCCGGTAACAGGTAAATTATGTGTTCAGAGGATTGGTTATGTCGGAAACGTTTTCTTTTGAAGATGAAATTGATGCCAATATTGATCTGACGCCACTGATCGATACGGTATTTATGCTGCTGATCTTTTTCATTATGGCGACCAGCTTTTCCAAGCCGGTGCTTGAGGTTGCCCTGCAGGAGGCCCAGGGAGCTGTTGTTCAGGAAAGGGAAGAGGAGCCGCTCACCATCACGGTGACCGGAGATGGTCGTATTATGTGCAACGATGAGGAAACATCCCTGGAAGATTTTGAGTCGGTTATCGCTGCCCGCCCTGAAGGGGAGGCCGTGGTGTTTAATGTGGATAAAACAGCGAACTTCGGCATCTTTGTGCATTTGCTGGATATAGCAAAGAAGAATGGTCAGACTGATTTCGCCATTATCACGGCTCAGGAAGAGAAGCCATGAGTACGACTGCCTGTGCCTCTTTTGTATATGGCCGTACGTCTCGGGTCGTCGGCCTGGCTGGAGCGTTAACCGGCCACGGCGGGCTGGTGATTCTGGCTCTGTTGTTTTTATCGCAGACGCCTGCAATACCTTTGCCGCCGCCTGTTGAAGCGACAACCATTGCTCTGCAGGTTGTTGCTCCACAAAAAAAAGTATCACAACCGGCGCCGGTAGAGCCGCCAAAGCCTGTGCCTGTGTCCAAACCAGCAGTACAGCCGGCAAAATCAGCACCCATAGAGCCTGTAAAGCCAAAGTGCGCCGTGACGCCGCCTGTTCCCAAACCGGCGTTACAGCCGTTACCGGAACCTGCGCATTCTGCTGTTCAGCAAAGTTCCGAGCCTGCACCTGTGCCAGCTCCCCGGCCTGTCACGCAACCGGCGCAGATGGCAAACACCGGGCAACCAACCGCTCCACCTGACACACAGGCCAAACAGACGCTGCTTTCCTATCTGGTGGCACAGATTGAAAAACATAAACGCTATCCTGCCCAGGCGCGGCGAAGGGGTATTGAGGGGACTGTACGGATGAAAGTTTCCATTGATTCGGCAGGCAATCTTCTTGCCATAAGCGTGCTGGATGGTGCAGACCCGCTGTTGGCAAAGGCAACGCAATCCGTTGCCAACAAGATCCGGGAGCAGTGGAAAAGCTCCGGCAGCGGTGCGTCTGTGTCTGTCATCGTACCGCTCAGGTACTCCCTTGTGGAATAAATGCCTGGGCGTAAGCAGGTTCGTTCAAAACTTTAATATGTGTATAAAGCGCAGCTGTGCAGCGAATCGCCCGGGTTGTTGCTCCTTAAACCATTGAAATTGCACGACTGCATTAACCACACGGGACACCAGAGTCATTCTGCGCGGAATGACATCAACCTGACTCAGACATCACCCTGTCACCTGCAACGGTCATTCTGCGCGAAGGACGCACAGCGGCCGTAGTCGCAGAATCTATCGTCCTTGATGTGCCAAACGTGGACTCCACGACTGTACCGCATTCTGCGTGGAATGACATCAACCTGACTCAGACATCACCCCCGTCACCGACAACGGTCATTCTGCACGAAGGGCGCGCAGCGGCCGTAGTCGCAGAATCCATACAATCCAGACTCAAATCTTTCCAATCCGGATTATTTTGCTCAATCAAAGCAATTTTCCAGGCTCTTTTTCTGTTTTGATTTTTTTCTCCAATTCGATAGCAGCATGGATATCTTCTCCAGATTCGTACCAAACCAGCATATGCACAGTATATTTTGCGCTGAAGCTTTCAGTGTGTGTTTTGTTTTTATGTTCATATATACGGTGCTCCAGGTTACTGGTCACTCCGGTGTAAAGCGTTCCATTTCGTTTGCTGGCGAGAATCGGGGTGGAGGTGTGTTTCTCTTCCATGTGGCGTTCCTGCATAAAACTGGATTCCGCGACTACGCGCGGAATGACTAGTGTTCTGTTTGGTTCATATCGTCTTTTAATTTTCAAGGAACTTCTGAAGCCATATGTCAGAACTGCGAGGTCAGAAGAAGGAAGGCTGCACCTGAAACCCTTGAAATTGCATGACTGAACTAACCGCACGGGACACTAGCTCAGACATCACCCTGTCACCCTGCAACGGTCATTCTGCGCGAAGGGCGCGCAGCGGCCGTAGTCGCAGAATCCATCATCCTTGATGTGCCAAACGTGGACTCCACAACTGCACCGCATTCTGCGCGAAATGACATCATTTTTTTTTACAATTTTGTATACCGGAAGCAGCCGTACTTATGGTATTGGCTGTCACAGTCTTTTCTTTGCAGTTTAAAAGGTCCATTGCGGGGTATGATAGGCCATACATGCGAAACACATGCTTATCGGCGGGTTGTCTGTGCAGGGGACCGTTGATGGCACTTGATTGTCTCTGCAAACATCTCCCGTTGTACACACCCCCATTGTCCAGAAACATCAGCTAAAAGCAGGTTGTCTACAGGTACCATGCACATGTATGCAAACACTATTGCCAGGGAACTTGGCATCCGGACTTCTCAGGTAAAAGTCGTCTCTGCCCTTCTTGATGACGGCGCCACCATCCCCTTTGTCGCCCGTTATCGGAGGGAGGCCACGGGCTCTCTTGATGAGACACAGATTACAGCTATCCGTGACAGAAGCGCCGACCTCCTCAATCTGGACAAACGCCGCTCCGCCATCCTTGCCTCACTTGCTGAGCGAGACCTCTTAACCAAGGATGTACAGCAGGCAATCGAGGCTGCGGCCGATCTGACCACGCTTGAAGACATCTATCTGCCTTACCGGCCCAAGCGAAAAACCAGGGCATCCATTGCCAAAGAAAAAGGCCTGGAGCCGCTGGCAACTGTGCTGTATGGCCAGAGTAAACAGCAGGTCGAGGTTGAACCTTTTGTAAATGCGGAAAAGGGTGTGGCCACGGTTGAAGAGGCCTTGGAAGGTGCCCGTGATATCATGGCCGAATGGATCAGTGAGGATGCCTCGATCCGTGCCGGTCTGCGGGATCTTTTTCAGCGCCGATCCACCATCACCTCAACTATTATCAAAGATCAGGAAGAGAAGGGCAGTAAGTTCAGGGATTATTTTGATTGGCAGGAGCCTGTCACCAAGGTGGCCGGCCATCGACTGCTGGCCATGTTCCGCGGTGAGCAGGAAAAAGTTCTCAGCCTTTTGTTTCGACCGCCCGAAGCCGACTCATTGGCTTTTCTGCACCGTTACCTGGTTCGTTCCACAGGTTTTGCCGGGCAGCAGGTGGCCCTTTCCCTTGAAGACAGCTACAAACGATTGCTGGCGCCTTCTCTGGAAAATGAACTGCGCCGAAACCTGAAAACACAGGCAGACCAGGAGGCCATTGCTGTGTTTGCCGAAAACCTGCGTGAGCTCCTTCTCGCTGCACCACTTGGGCAGAAGCGGACCATGGCCCTTGACCCTGGATTTCGAACCGGGGCAAAGCTGGTCTGTCTTGGTGAGCAGGGAGAACTGCTCCATTCCACAACCATTTATCCGGTGTTCTCCGGAAGACAGCAGGAAGAGGCAGCCCAGACAGTCCTGCAGCTCTGCCGGCAGTACCGCATTGAGGCCATTGCCATTGGCAACGGTACCGCCAGCCGGGAGACCGAAGCCTTTGTGCGGGGTTTACCGCTTGCACCGGAGGTGATTGTCACCATGGTCGATGAAAGCGGTGCCTCCATCTATTCGGCCTCAGAGGTGGCACGTGCGGAATTTCCCGACCATGACATCACGGTGCGCGGCGCTGTCTCCATTGGTCGGCGACTGCAGGATCCACTGGCCGAACTGGTCAAGCTCGATCCCAAGGTCATCGGCGTTGGTCAGTATCAGCATGATGTCAATCAAAAGGCATTGAAACAGAGCCTGGATGACGTGGTGATCAGTTGCGTGAACAAGGTTGGTGTCGAGGTCAACAGCGCCAGCAGGGAACTGCTGACCTATGTGTCAGGACTGGGCGAAACACTGGCAGCCAACATCCTGGCCCATCGCAGCGAGCACGGCGCCTTTACCACCAGAAGACAGCTGTTAAAGGTGCCCCGTCTCGGGAAGAAGGCATTTGAACAGTGCGCCGGTTTTTTACGTATCCACGACGGTAAAAACCCGTTGGATCGTTCAGGTGTGCATCCCGAACGCTACGACATTGTCGAGCAGATGGCAAAGGACTGCGGCTGCACCGTGGCAGCGCTCATCGAACAGGAACACCTGCGGCAACAGATTGATCTTACGCAATATGTAGACGATGAGGTCGGGCTGCCGACCCTGCAGGATATCATGGCCGAACTTGCCAAACCGGGTCGCGATCCACGACAGTCATTTACTGCCTTTGCCTTTGCCCCGGGGATTGAAAAGCTGGAGGATCTGCAGGAGGGCATGGTGCTGCCGGGTATTGTCACCAATGTGACCAGATTCGGGGCGTTTGTTGATGTCGGCGTGCACCAGGACGGTCTTGTGCATATCAGCCAGCTTGCTGATCGCTTTGTAAAGGATCCCGCCGAGGTGGTCAAGGTACGGCAGCAGGTGCAGGTGCGCGTTCTGGAGGTGGATACAAAGAGAAAACGCATTGCACTTTCCCTGCGCAACACCTAAGGCCTTGCGGCTACATCGCAGATGTTGCTGTTACGGTGCAGTCTGTGGTGTGGCCGCACTGATAAGCTGGTGGTCATAGCTGTCTGTGGTCGCAGCCTCAAGCAGCACCCAGGCAGCATCTTCGTAGGAGACAAAAGGCCCGGCATCCCGGTTAATCCGTATCGTTGCCTGCACGTCCGGGCTGCGGCGTCCGGTTCCCTGCATACGGCCCGGACAGAAGATAACATAGTTGATACCTGCCTTGCGGATGATATCAATACATGCACCATGAAGGGCGTAGGCCTGTTCAACCCAGCTGCCCAGGTGCTGCAGCTCTTTGTAATTCGGCGTGATACCGTCTTCAGCCATGACATTGGTTGTACCACCGGGCCAGCAGAGTTTTTTAACACCGTTGCGCTTCACAGCTGCTGCTAACTCACGGGCCAGATCAGGAGCCGCCCCTCGTCCTGAAAGAACAACATCAATATCCTGCATTGCTTTATCAAGCACCTGTGCATCTGTTCCATCACCAACATGGATGTTTTCCAGTTTGGCAAGGGTGGCTTCTCCAAGGTCATCCCGAAGCTTTTCCTGATTTCTCACCAGAACAGATACAGGCAGGTCGCGTTCCAACGCCTCCAGAACCAGGCATTTACCCAGACCCCCCACACCAACAATTAAAACACGCAAAGGCTTCATACTTCTCTCCGGATAAAAAGATATGGCGGCCTCTGGTTGCAGCCGCAAATCTGGAGTGCAGGCTGCGTTTGCAAGGCCAGGGAACGAACAGACCAGACAACAACTATACCTGGGCAACCGATACCACACAAGCATCCAGGCATCTGCAGCCGCCACTTTGTGTGGTCACCGGGCAAAACAGCAGACGACTCGTTGCATCTATTCTTCAATTGGAAAATGGCAAAGGAAAGGGAACGTATGGGGTAAAACTCATTTTCCAAACCATGCCAAAGGCGAAGTAGAAGCTGTGCACTCACTGCTGAGGGCCCGGCAGTGGCGGCAAGCCGAGTTCTTTAAGAAAGGCATTATGCTTTGTCGCTGCCGCCAGAATGTCTTTTTCAATGGCTGTCAGTTCCTGGTGTACGCTCGTCAGGTCGATTTCCGGTTCCGGTTCGGCGGTGCTGACATAGCGGGAGATGTTCAGGTTCCAGTCATTGGCCTTGACCTCATCCATCCCGACGCGCCGGGCATACCGCTTAATGGGCTCTTCCGGGCGCTCTTTATAGGTGTCGATAATCTTTGCAATGTGCTCTTTGTTGAGATGGTTCTGGCGCTTACCCTTTTCAAACTCCTTTTCCGCATTGATGAACAGCACGTCATCTGATTTTTTACACTTCTTGAGTACCAGAATACATACCGGGATACCTGTGGAATAAAACAGGTTGGCCGGCAGACCGATCACTGTGTCGATATTACCGTCTTCCAGCAACTTCCGGCGGATGCGTGCTTCTGCTCCGCCACGGAATAACACACCATGGGGCAGGATAATGGCCATTACGCCGTCATCCTTGAGGTAGTGGAATCCGTGCAGCAGAAAGGCAAAATCTGCTGCAGATTTTGGTGCAATGCCATGGTTTTTAAAGCGCATGTCTTCGCTGGCCTCGTCCCGCGGTTGCCAGCGATAGCTGAAGGGCGGATTGGCCACCACGGCATCAAACTTTGGTTTTTTTGCCGGGTTGGTCTCGCGCAGCCAGTCCCACTCGTTTGTAAGCGTGTTGCCATGATAGATCTCAAACTCGGTATCCTTCACCCCGTGCAGCAGCATGTTCATTCGTGCCAGGTTATAGGTGGTAACGTTGTACTCCTGGCCATAGATTTTGCCAATGGTGCCCCCGGCCGCGAGCATACGCCGCCGCACATTCAAGAGCAGCGAACCCGAGCCGCAGGCGAAGTCTAAAACGTTATTGAGTTTATGCCGTGGACCGGTCTCCGGCGATTGACTGTCCAGAATAACAATGCCGGAAAGAATGTCAGATATCCGCTGCGGTGTGTAGAATTCGCCGGCTTTTTTGCCTGAGCCGGCAGCAAACTGATCCAGTAAGTACTCATAAGCGTTGCCGAGCATGTCTGTATCAATCGAGAACTCAGCCAGCTCTTCGGCAATCCGCTTGATAATGGTGCAGAGTTTGTCGTTGCGATCGGTATAGGTTTTGCCAAGCTTATCCGAGGCCAGGTTGATCTCGGAAAACAATCCGGCAAAAGTGCTTCCAAAGGACTCGTTCTCAATGTACTTGAATCCTGCCTGCAGGGTGTTCAGCAGTTCGTTGTTCTGTGTGTTGGCAAGGTAGGCAATGCTGGTCCACAGGTATTCGGGCTTGATGACATAGTGAGCCTTGCGGCGCATCTGTTTTTCAAACATCTCAATGTCATCCGGGTTTTCCTCATACCACACTGACAGGGATGTGCGTCCGCTATTTTCAACACTGTTCGGGTCTGGATAGTCCCTGCCAAGTTCCTTTTTTGACGCAGTCTCGTAGTTGTCCGAGAGATAGCGTAAAAATAAAAACGCGAGCATATAGTCGCGAAAGTCATCGGCATTCATGGAGCCACGCAGATCGTCTGCGATCTTCCACAGAGTTTTGCCAAGTTCCTGCTGGTCGTTTTGAGTCATAAGATATTTCTTATTTTTGAGAGCTATCTATTCGGGAATAACTCCCGGTTGAAAGGATAATGGTTGATGAAGTCGTGAAGAATCCTCCGAAAGTGCTCTTTGTTTTCTGCGAGCATTTCCCGTGGCTCATAGAGCGAATAATTGCCGTGATTAAGAATGTTGATCAGTCGTGTGTGCAACACATCTTCCACGTCATCGTCACCCTGCCGGATACAAGCGGAAAAGTTGTCGTAGCCGTGAAAGCTGGCGGTTTTTTCCAGGATGGCTCGGAGCATATTGAAGTGATGTGTATAAAGCTCGCCACTTTGTTCAGCCTCGTACAGTCCGGCCAGTGCTGCCACATGATGAAAAAACGGCGTTTCGCCGGTATCACGGAGAGTGTACTCGTTTGACACCCGATCGCACGCTAGAAAAAACCGATCGCGCCGATTCTTCTTTCGTTTAATTTCGTTGTACAGTACGTTGAAGAATAGCGCGTGGTGAGTGGAAATTACTGTTTTAAGTTTGCTTTCTGGATTCTTCAACAATCTGGCCAGGTGTGTTGCAACGGCAACCGCATTTTGATCATCCAGCGACGATATCGGGTCATCAATATAGATATACCGAACCCAGTTATAGGGGCCATTGCCATCGTCGTCCAGTGTGAGTTGGACAATGGCAAGGAAAAAGCACCAGATGAAGATATTCTCTTCGCCGCGTGAGATCTTAATACCATCTTCGATACGATGTCCGTCACCATCCGACACTTCGCGCGAAAAGCTCACTTCCCACCTGTCGGTGTTGATACGAAAGTCAAAATCTACGTAGCGGCTGAGCAGGGGACGGATGCGGGTATCCATCTCCAATTCTTCGAGCCCGGCAAAAAATCGCGATTGGGAATTAAGACGCAAAACTCGTTCGCTGTCGTTATCCAGGTCGTTATCCCATGTGAACAGATCTTCGGTAAAAGCGTTGAAATAGAGCGTGTCACGTTTGTCCTCATCAGCAACATCTTTACCAAGATTCTTGAACGCGGTGGACAGTCGCGTTTTGCCAATGCCGTTGTAAGCGTAGAGCAGGATGAATTTCTTGTTCATCAGCTCATCACGCAGGTGTTGGGCCAGCGCAGGCAGGTCCGAGAAAGGCTGAATGCTCATATCTGTCTTCTTCGCAGCCAGGCCATACCCTTGCTCGTCAATCGATATTTCTGCAAAGGACTGCGGGGCTTGTCAGGGATGGTCATTTCCATCAAGCCCTGATCAATAGCTGTTTGCTGATAATGTTCACGAAAATGTTTCTCATCCTTCAGCCCCAGAGCGGCCATCAGTTCAGCGCGGCTCATTTCACCCTGAAGTGTCTCAAGCAGTCGACCTACTTCAGGGGTAGCTTCGGGGGTAGCTTCGGGGGTAGCTTCGGGGGTAGCTTCGGAATTTTGCTCCTCAACAAAGCCTGGATGTATGGGCAAACGGATCAAGAATGAACTGCGCTCATCATCACTTTCAAACACGGGCCCAGGTGAGCCGTTAGCTTGCATTACCCGAAGAATTTTTGGAATACCCGTAGATCGGCCTTCAGTAAGATTCAATTCTTTTAAAAATTCACCGATACGGCGATTGCGATAACGACGACTGACGGCACGGCCTGCCTGCAGGTCTTCCATGCGGATGGAACGATCTGGGCCGGGAAAGCTCAGCACCATCAGTTCTTCCGGGGTGATGCGCACCTCAACCGGTTCGCGGATCTCATAAGAACGGTGATATACTGCATTCACCACCGCCTCTTCAACGGCCGCCAGCGGAAAGTTCCAGAAACGCTCTGCCTGGGGGCGATCAGGATGTTTGATAACCGTTTCCTTCAGGTAATTGCGAGCAATGTAATCCACTGCATCGCGGGTAATATGTCCCAGCGGCCCGATAAATTCCTTTTCTTCAAAGCGGTCGCCGCCAGCACCCTCGGGAAAATACACCACGTCAATCTGGCTGGCCGGGAAAAATCGATCTGGGCGGTCATTGAAAAACAACAGTCCAACATTCTTCGGAAATGCCATCTCCACCGGACCGCCAACAATATTCATGCGCCGTCCCAACTCTTCAACACTCAATGTTGCCGATCCATCTGCCAACTCACTGCCGATTTCCTGTAGGAACTCACGTATCAGGTGCGTTGACAGATCGGCAAGACCGGCACCCTGATGGTAACGGTCGTCAAAAGGCACCGTGGCGGCCAGCGATAACAACTCACGTTCATCGGCACCTTTTGCCCGCACGGTACTGGTGTGCCTGCGCAGGTAGAAAGCCCACTCGGCATTCTTATCACCCAACCGGACACGCGCCTTATATGGGCGGGTCTCTCCACCCGGCACCCATAACACCAGAATCAACCTGCCCCGCACCTCATAGGTGGCGGTCAGTGGATGATAAGGCGGCTGGATTGCTGCATTCCCCAGGTTCAGCAGTTCCTTCTGGATACGGTCAATCTGCTCCGACAGTAAGCCCGCAGGCGGCAAGACCGGCTGACCGTTTTGTTCTTCAACACCAACCACCACATAGCCACCGCCCAGATTGTGAAAGTCATTGGCAAAGGCACAAATACTGTGCAACACCGCTTCAGGATTCCAGCCCGTCTTGTATTCCACCCGCTCGCTTTCAATGGTACGCAGATGAAGCAGGGAATTAAGGTTGATGGGGAGTTTGGTGGTCATGACAGTCCCACCTCTTCCAGCACTGGAAACAGTTGCTGCATCAGGCCTTTTTTGTGGTCTTTCAGGGCGTCGATGCGTTTGCTTTGGGCAATGATTTGGTCGTCGAGTGAGGAGAGGCAGTCAGCGATTTTTCGTTGTTCGGTGTTGGTCGGTGGAAGTGGAATCACGAATGAGCGTATTTGCGCAAAATTTAAGCCTTGGCGGTTTCCGCCTGCCTGGAAACTGTCTATCTGCCTCTGCCCACGTTCGGAAATCAGGAACTGATTAAGCAAAATGGGGTTCAATTCTTCTATCTTTGTTCGAATAATACAAACGTGTTGATTTACATTCCCACCAGCAATTTTGTCATCAGCTACGGCGCTACGACCGATGGATGCGCCGGTAATATTCAATAGGACATCGAGCATGTGAATCTCAGTGGCATCAAATGAAGAGTGGGTACTTTCATCTATAAATACCAGATCATCGAGAAAAAGTTCGCCACAGCCAACATTTTGGCTACGTATGAACGGTCGTCCAGTTGTCTTATAGTTTTTGTCCCCACCGCGTGGCGTGATGCCACTTCCAACTTTGGTTGTTATGTTATGAAGGACATGCTCTTCCCATTTTCCCCTATCCTGAAACTCAGGAAAGCGGAGGCGGGGGCGGGTTTTGCCTTCACGGGGGAAGAGCTGTTGCATCAGCCCTTTTTTGTGATCCTGCAAAGCTGCCAGCTTCCGCCCTTCTGCCGCAATCAGATCATCCAGCGAACCCAGACAGTCAGCGATTTTTTGTTGTTCGTAAAGGCCAGGGAAGAAAACATGTATTTGAGAAAAAGCCTCAAACTTTAGGTTGAGAGTATCTTTGACCAAACCTTGAGAATAGCGTCTGAACTGTCTAATTAGTTGTTTAGTCTTGAAGTAATAGGAGAAAAAACGACTATCGACTTGGTCTTTGGGGGTACAAACGGTATAGGCTGGACTTACAAGCCCCTCGTTTGTCGCCAGTGCACTCCGACCTTCCCACATCCGCATGGTGTTATATGCAATATCTCCAGCGGAAACACGTAAATACTTTGATTTATTCGCACTAGAATTGTCTTTCCGACCGGAGTTCTGCTGCAAAATCAGCCCCTCTTTTTCCGTGAGCGAGAGTAGTGGAATGTCTTCATCTCCAGTTTCCTTTCTCTCCACGAAAAGATTCCCGAGTGCATCATTATTCCACTCTCCCGCATCCCTAAACTCCGGAAACCGCAGCCTTGGCACCAGCCCTTTTTTTTGTGTCTTCTGTTTATTCATCTTCCTGCAGCTTGTCGGGATTATTAAGGGGTCTTTTTTCAGCCAAGGTCATGCTGTGTATCAGTTCATTTTGCATGGTTATTCTTCTCTGATTTTCTGCACCAGTTGCTTGCCCGCTTCTGTCAGGCGGTATTGCTGCAATCGGCTACTGGGTTTGTCCGGCCGAGTCATTTCAATCAAGCCCATATCCAGCAGACGGCGAATTTGTTTGTGCAGTTCGCCCGAAACGCTCTGGTGACCAAGTTGTCGAGCCAATGCCTGCTTGCCTGCTTCGGCCTGCGCGATCAGTAATACCAGTCTGGCAGCCAAACGTGACTCTAGCTGTGACTCTAGCTGTGACTCTAGCCGTGACTCTAGCCGCTCGGCCTCGATTGGTGACATGATGGTTGTTGCGGTCAGATCTCTACTTGTTTGCCATTGGGGTGCGGGACGACGGATGAGTGCTGTAAATTGATTGCCACTGACCTCACTTTTCAGCTCTATCTGCGGCCACTCTTCCAGCGCACGAGGGATGCCGCTGCCAACTCCCCTGTAGGGCAAAATACGAAACGCATGTTCGCTCAGAGTGGGGTTGCGTCGGTTGGTTTTGCCGTGGCGGATATCGTCAAGACTCAAGCTGTCAGGCAGGTGGCCTGGGCTGATGATCTCGATACGGTCGGTAAAGATCAGGATGCGAATAGAGGCACTGGTAAAATAGTCACGATGTACCAGTGCGTTGACCAGCAGTTCCTGCAAGGTAATTTCTGGTATTTCCAGAATGCCGGGCGAATTAAAATCCTGCTCGCCTTGCACGCGGTGCAGGTTGCGTTTGATAAAGGCCAGTGCCTCGGTGTATTGGTGCTTTAGTGTGCCGCCGATATCCAGACTGTCCAGATAACGGGTATCTGCGATGCTCGTGCCGGGGAAGGTGACGGCTTTGATAGAGCATACCGGGCGCCAACGCTGAGGGTTACGACCAAACAACAACAAACCTGATAGATTCAACTCACGACCATCGCCCAACCCCAGATTTTGCAAAATAGCGTCCAGAGGCAAGTTGATTATGCTGTTACGGTCGCCATAGTGTTGGTTTAAGTATTGTCGGAAGACGGTTTCATCCAGATCCGCACTGGTGGTGTCGGCCACGGGCACAATATCAGCGTATACCAGTCCGGCACGCTGAAACATTCTTTGTAACTCTTCACGGGCAATCAGTTGACGCTTGTCTGCCCCCTGTTTGATCCAGATACGGCCCTGATGATCGAGATAGGGCTTGGAAACACCATCGGGAATGGTAACGATGATGACCATCCCTTGCTCGGTCAGTACATTTTCCGTTAGAAAACTGATAGGTGGGCGCATGTGCTGGCTGGCGGTATTGCTCAGCATTTGGTTGGTACGGCGCACCTCGGCAGTATCCAAGCCAGCGATACTGCCATCGTCATTAACGCCAATCAGCAAGGTACCACCTCCGCTGTTGGAAAAAGCCACCAACTCAGCGGCCAGTGCGTCCGGATGGTTGATGCTGCGCTTAAACTGCTGACGACTGTATTCTCCTAAGGCGATTTGCTCCAGCAATTGCGCGATGGCGGATTTATTGCTCATAGGCACTTAGTCCCGAGATGGTGCGTCCTGCCGCCTGTTTTTTGAGCAGCGGCACCAGGTCTTCCATGAGG
It includes:
- a CDS encoding restriction endonuclease subunit S, giving the protein MNKQKTQKKGLVPRLRFPEFRDAGEWNNDALGNLFVERKETGDEDIPLLSLTEKEGLILQQNSGRKDNSSANKSKYLRVSAGDIAYNTMRMWEGRSALATNEGLVSPAYTVCTPKDQVDSRFFSYYFKTKQLIRQFRRYSQGLVKDTLNLKFEAFSQIHVFFPGLYEQQKIADCLGSLDDLIAAEGRKLAALQDHKKGLMQQLFPREGKTRPRLRFPEFQDRGKWEEHVLHNITTKVGSGITPRGGDKNYKTTGRPFIRSQNVGCGELFLDDLVFIDESTHSSFDATEIHMLDVLLNITGASIGRSAVADDKIAGGNVNQHVCIIRTKIEELNPILLNQFLISERGQRQIDSFQAGGNRQGLNFAQIRSFVIPLPPTNTEQRKIADCLSSLDDQIIAQSKRIDALKDHKKGLMQQLFPVLEEVGLS
- a CDS encoding Fic family protein — protein: MTTKLPINLNSLLHLRTIESERVEYKTGWNPEAVLHSICAFANDFHNLGGGYVVVGVEEQNGQPVLPPAGLLSEQIDRIQKELLNLGNAAIQPPYHPLTATYEVRGRLILVLWVPGGETRPYKARVRLGDKNAEWAFYLRRHTSTVRAKGADERELLSLAATVPFDDRYHQGAGLADLSTHLIREFLQEIGSELADGSATLSVEELGRRMNIVGGPVEMAFPKNVGLLFFNDRPDRFFPASQIDVVYFPEGAGGDRFEEKEFIGPLGHITRDAVDYIARNYLKETVIKHPDRPQAERFWNFPLAAVEEAVVNAVYHRSYEIREPVEVRITPEELMVLSFPGPDRSIRMEDLQAGRAVSRRYRNRRIGEFLKELNLTEGRSTGIPKILRVMQANGSPGPVFESDDERSSFLIRLPIHPGFVEEQNSEATPEATPEATPEATPEVGRLLETLQGEMSRAELMAALGLKDEKHFREHYQQTAIDQGLMEMTIPDKPRSPLQKYRLTSKGMAWLRRRQI
- a CDS encoding AAA family ATPase; its protein translation is MSIQPFSDLPALAQHLRDELMNKKFILLYAYNGIGKTRLSTAFKNLGKDVADEDKRDTLYFNAFTEDLFTWDNDLDNDSERVLRLNSQSRFFAGLEELEMDTRIRPLLSRYVDFDFRINTDRWEVSFSREVSDGDGHRIEDGIKISRGEENIFIWCFFLAIVQLTLDDDGNGPYNWVRYIYIDDPISSLDDQNAVAVATHLARLLKNPESKLKTVISTHHALFFNVLYNEIKRKKNRRDRFFLACDRVSNEYTLRDTGETPFFHHVAALAGLYEAEQSGELYTHHFNMLRAILEKTASFHGYDNFSACIRQGDDDVEDVLHTRLINILNHGNYSLYEPREMLAENKEHFRRILHDFINHYPFNRELFPNR
- a CDS encoding RNA-binding domain-containing protein; its protein translation is MSNKSAIAQLLEQIALGEYSRQQFKRSINHPDALAAELVAFSNSGGGTLLIGVNDDGSIAGLDTAEVRRTNQMLSNTASQHMRPPISFLTENVLTEQGMVIIVTIPDGVSKPYLDHQGRIWIKQGADKRQLIAREELQRMFQRAGLVYADIVPVADTTSADLDETVFRQYLNQHYGDRNSIINLPLDAILQNLGLGDGRELNLSGLLLFGRNPQRWRPVCSIKAVTFPGTSIADTRYLDSLDIGGTLKHQYTEALAFIKRNLHRVQGEQDFNSPGILEIPEITLQELLVNALVHRDYFTSASIRILIFTDRIEIISPGHLPDSLSLDDIRHGKTNRRNPTLSEHAFRILPYRGVGSGIPRALEEWPQIELKSEVSGNQFTALIRRPAPQWQTSRDLTATTIMSPIEAERLESRLESQLESQLESRLAARLVLLIAQAEAGKQALARQLGHQSVSGELHKQIRRLLDMGLIEMTRPDKPSSRLQQYRLTEAGKQLVQKIREE